A section of the Rossellomorea marisflavi genome encodes:
- the spoIIIJ gene encoding YidC family membrane integrase SpoIIIJ — MKKRIIALMSIVGLMAILSGCTEYNKPINSDSTGFWNEYIVYPLSQLITFFGEKLDGFGSYGLAIIIVTLIIRLAILPLMIKQTKNSKAMQALQPEMKKLREKYSSKDAQTQQKLQQETMALFQSHGVNPLAGCFPLIVQMPILIGFYHAISRTAAIKEHNFLWFDLGSPDPIYALPLIAGLTTFIQQKLMMAGTADQNPQMAMMLYIMPVMIIIFAINFPAALSLYWVVGNLFMIAQTYFIKGPDIKEVKAAKATAQSGGKKK, encoded by the coding sequence GTGAAAAAGAGAATAATAGCCCTGATGTCAATTGTTGGGCTAATGGCTATTCTATCTGGTTGTACAGAATATAATAAGCCAATCAACTCAGATAGTACCGGTTTTTGGAACGAGTACATTGTTTATCCTTTGTCACAATTAATTACATTCTTCGGAGAAAAATTGGACGGGTTCGGATCCTATGGTCTGGCCATTATCATCGTCACATTGATCATCCGTTTAGCGATTCTACCATTAATGATCAAGCAAACGAAAAATTCTAAAGCAATGCAGGCACTGCAGCCGGAAATGAAAAAGCTGCGTGAGAAATACAGCTCCAAAGATGCACAAACACAGCAAAAGCTTCAACAGGAAACGATGGCGTTGTTCCAGTCACATGGCGTCAATCCACTGGCAGGATGTTTCCCGCTGATCGTCCAGATGCCGATCCTCATCGGTTTCTATCACGCAATCAGTCGTACAGCAGCCATCAAGGAACACAATTTCCTATGGTTCGACCTTGGAAGCCCGGATCCGATCTATGCGCTTCCGTTGATTGCCGGTTTGACAACCTTCATCCAGCAGAAGCTGATGATGGCTGGAACAGCTGATCAAAACCCACAAATGGCCATGATGCTTTATATCATGCCGGTCATGATCATCATCTTTGCCATCAACTTCCCTGCGGCCCTTTCCCTATACTGGGTTGTAGGTAACCTGTTCATGATTGCTCAAACGTATTTCATCAAAGGTCCTGATATTAAAGAAGTCAAAGCGGCCAAGGCCACTGCCCAATCAGGGGGCAAGAAGAAGTGA
- a CDS encoding GNAT family N-acetyltransferase, which yields MFTYKIDHDLSLKLLEPQDAQALFELTDKSRSHLKEWLPWLDFSTKVSDTEEFIAGTMKGYANRSSLSAAILYQGEVVGTAGFNNINWSNKTAYIGYWLGEGNQGKGIMTRVISTLTTYAFEHYALDKVEIRAAVGNQKSRGIPERLGYIKEGTIRQAEWLYDRYVDHVIYGILSDEWKEKSE from the coding sequence ATGTTCACCTACAAAATCGATCACGATCTATCATTGAAACTACTTGAACCCCAGGATGCTCAGGCGCTTTTTGAGCTGACCGACAAATCCCGCTCCCACTTGAAAGAGTGGCTACCATGGCTGGACTTCAGCACCAAGGTGAGCGACACAGAAGAATTCATTGCCGGAACGATGAAGGGATATGCCAACCGCAGCAGTCTATCCGCTGCCATCCTCTATCAAGGTGAAGTGGTCGGCACGGCCGGATTCAATAACATCAACTGGTCCAATAAAACCGCCTATATCGGATACTGGCTCGGTGAAGGCAACCAGGGGAAAGGAATTATGACCCGGGTGATCAGTACGTTGACGACCTATGCTTTTGAGCACTATGCACTCGACAAAGTCGAGATCCGCGCGGCCGTCGGAAATCAAAAAAGCCGGGGAATCCCGGAACGACTCGGCTATATCAAAGAAGGGACAATCCGCCAAGCAGAATGGCTTTATGACAGGTACGTGGATCATGTGATTTACGGAATTCTTTCAGATGAATGGAAAGAAAAGAGTGAATGA
- the jag gene encoding RNA-binding cell elongation regulator Jag/EloR translates to MREVNVTGPTVEEAIESALSQLNITKDRAEITVIDPGKKAFFGLFGGKPAVVAVKETIDPVEEAKNFLIAVAKEMGVEASIEEKRSGREVEFNISGEKMALLIGKRGQTLNALQHLAQLVANRSSDQFVTILLDAENYRARRRETLSNLAKRLADKALRINRPVSLEAMPSYERKVIHAALVDKTDVETHSEGREPNRYIVISPK, encoded by the coding sequence GTGAGAGAAGTGAATGTGACAGGTCCAACGGTGGAAGAAGCCATTGAATCAGCCTTGTCTCAACTGAACATCACAAAGGACCGTGCTGAAATCACGGTCATCGATCCCGGAAAGAAAGCCTTTTTCGGCCTTTTCGGAGGAAAACCTGCCGTCGTGGCAGTGAAGGAAACAATTGATCCCGTGGAAGAAGCGAAGAACTTCCTGATAGCTGTCGCCAAAGAAATGGGCGTGGAAGCGTCGATTGAAGAGAAGCGCAGCGGGAGAGAAGTTGAATTCAATATCTCCGGTGAGAAAATGGCCCTCCTGATTGGCAAAAGGGGACAGACCCTGAACGCCCTTCAGCATCTTGCCCAGCTAGTGGCGAATCGCTCGTCTGACCAATTCGTCACCATCCTGCTCGATGCGGAGAATTACAGGGCCCGCCGCAGGGAAACTTTATCGAATCTTGCGAAGCGCCTTGCCGACAAGGCCCTCCGCATCAATCGTCCCGTTTCCCTCGAGGCCATGCCATCCTACGAGCGCAAGGTGATCCATGCTGCCCTCGTGGACAAGACCGATGTGGAAACCCACTCGGAAGGCCGTGAACCCAATCGATATATTGTGATTTCACCGAAATAA
- the mnmE gene encoding tRNA uridine-5-carboxymethylaminomethyl(34) synthesis GTPase MnmE — MEFDTIAAISTPMGEGAIAIVRLSGDDAFAIGDQVFRGKKGKPLTELDSHTIHYGHIVDPATEQVVEEVMVSVLKGPKTFTRENVLEINCHGGLVSVNKVLQLVLKHGARLAEPGEFTKRAFLNGRIDLSQAEAVMDLIRAKTDRAMNVALNQMEGRLSKLIQKLRQEILETLAHVEVNIDYPEYDDVEEMTHSVLLEKSSYVRDEIEKLIKTSEQGKILREGLSTVIIGRPNVGKSSLLNSLVHENKAIVTDIPGTTRDVIEEYVNVRGVPLRLVDTAGIRETEDIVERIGVERSRQVLKEADLILLVLNHADDLTFEDEQLFEAVKGMDVIVIVNKTDLPRKIDLAKVEALAANHKLVTTALIEEEGVDELEEAISSLFFDGSIEAGDMTYVSNSRHIALLHQASTSINEAIQNVEMGIPIDIAQIDLTRTWGLLGEIIGESVHDSLIDQLFSQFCLGK, encoded by the coding sequence ATGGAATTCGATACGATTGCGGCGATTTCCACTCCGATGGGGGAAGGGGCGATTGCCATTGTCCGTCTGAGCGGAGATGACGCTTTTGCGATCGGGGACCAGGTGTTCAGGGGCAAGAAAGGCAAACCGCTGACGGAACTGGACTCCCATACGATCCATTACGGTCATATCGTGGATCCTGCGACAGAGCAGGTGGTGGAAGAGGTCATGGTGTCGGTGCTGAAGGGACCGAAAACTTTCACGCGTGAGAACGTCCTCGAAATCAACTGTCACGGAGGTCTTGTATCGGTCAATAAGGTGCTTCAGCTTGTGTTGAAGCACGGTGCGAGATTGGCTGAGCCGGGAGAGTTCACAAAGCGTGCCTTCCTGAACGGACGGATCGATCTGTCCCAGGCGGAGGCCGTCATGGATTTGATCAGGGCAAAGACGGACCGGGCCATGAATGTGGCGTTGAATCAGATGGAAGGACGCCTATCCAAACTGATTCAGAAGCTACGCCAGGAAATCCTCGAGACGCTCGCCCATGTGGAAGTGAATATTGACTATCCGGAGTATGATGATGTGGAGGAAATGACCCACAGCGTGCTCCTGGAGAAATCGAGCTATGTCAGGGATGAGATCGAGAAGCTCATCAAGACGTCCGAGCAGGGGAAAATCCTCCGTGAAGGCCTGTCCACGGTCATCATCGGCCGCCCGAATGTCGGGAAGAGTTCTTTATTGAATAGCCTCGTTCACGAAAATAAGGCGATCGTGACGGATATTCCCGGAACGACGCGTGACGTGATCGAGGAGTATGTGAACGTAAGGGGTGTACCGCTCCGCCTCGTCGATACGGCGGGGATCCGGGAGACGGAGGATATCGTCGAGCGGATCGGGGTCGAGCGCTCACGACAGGTATTGAAGGAAGCAGATCTCATTCTTCTTGTCCTCAATCACGCGGACGACCTTACCTTCGAAGACGAGCAACTGTTTGAAGCCGTCAAGGGAATGGATGTCATTGTCATCGTGAACAAGACGGACCTTCCGAGGAAGATCGACCTGGCGAAAGTGGAAGCACTTGCCGCCAACCACAAGCTTGTGACGACGGCCCTGATCGAGGAAGAAGGCGTGGATGAGCTCGAGGAAGCCATTTCATCCCTCTTCTTTGATGGGTCCATCGAGGCTGGGGATATGACGTATGTATCCAACAGCCGTCACATCGCCCTGCTTCATCAGGCGTCGACAAGCATCAACGAAGCGATTCAAAATGTAGAAATGGGCATACCGATCGACATTGCCCAGATCGATCTGACAAGAACATGGGGGCTTCTCGGTGAAATCATCGGTGAAAGTGTACATGATAGTTTGATCGATCAGTTGTTCTCACAATTCTGCCTAGGGAAATAA